The following nucleotide sequence is from Macadamia integrifolia cultivar HAES 741 unplaced genomic scaffold, SCU_Mint_v3 scaffold2618, whole genome shotgun sequence.
ggttttttttttctggtaacaAAAAAAGAGTTGGTTTTACCCAATAGTTGATGATGCTTTTAATAATTAACATTGCTACTTAGCCTGGTCATTTGTATTTTCTGTCAGTCTCCTTCTGTTTGCTAGAAAAGGAAATGAGGAGTAGTAAAATTactttaaaaaaacaaaatgagacTTTTCTGTAACTAAATATCTTTCTAGATTTGGTAATTAAACTTTTTAAGGGGATTCTCTATTTTCCTATTCAAATCCaagaaatttggttgaaaagtgaagtaaaatttaattacaAGATTTAGAAGGTTTTTGAGTTGGTTACAAAGTTTCTACGTGAAGAAAATCCAGAGCAGCTTATGGTCTTCCTTGTATTTTACTTTCCTTGAATTGAGGAATTTCTTCTTTAAttaaatgcaatttttttttaatctaatgcttccccaattttttttcttggattaatGGTTTAACATCAGTTCAGTTTATGcagctgagagagaagcagttaATGCTGCAGAAAGGGCAGAGAGAAAAGTCCATCTGAGAGATAAAGTAAGTCCAACTGTTTCCTTTACAGATGGAATTGATCCTTCAACTTCAGAAAATCCAAGCTTTCTTGCTCTAATGAATTTTGAAAGTTTAACATAAGAGACCTATTTGAAGTAGAGCTTTAGACTGGTTGTCAAgcaaaaagaacaaagaataaCAAAGAAGAAATATTTATATTCCATACTTCTAATCTCTGCCTTTGAATCTTGACTGGTATGTTCAATTCAGTGTATTTTGAAGAACTGAAATGTCATTGTTATAATATTCTTTCCAAAATTTGTAGCCTAGCTAGAGTTTGTAAACTTTTGACTGGGTGGAGGTAATTAGTTGAGTATAGGTGCTTGCCATCAAGTTTTTCATATATGATCATGTGGCCAGAACAACCAGAGCTCGGGGTTGGatttggtaaaattttgattttcaagTGTGTATGCTTTTGGGGTACCACTTCAGCGTTCCTTAAAATTAGTTATCACAGTAATTTCATTTTGAGAATCTCTCTTTTTGTGAAGTTAAGTTATAGTAAATTTATGTTCACTACAAATGATCCTTACAAAAATGGAAGAAGTGCTTCTATGGATGAAAAGCGacctaaaaaatatttatctAGGAATCATcagaaattataatttttccGAATGATTCTAGTGGGCATCATTCCCAAGACTAAAATCCCATCAGAATCATTATAGAGAAGCTATAGCAAATATACTGAACTTGAAGTAATTCTGAGAGAATATTAGTGGGTTTCAATTGTATGAAATTCTGGCACCGTTGATACTTTTTCCAAGCAAGTAATCATTTTTCAGAGAGCAACATTCAATACAACCTTTGACTTTTGTTTCTGTTGTCTATCTTTCCCATGACTTATTTCCATACAAGAAGTCTGGAGCTCCTGTCCACATCCAGcctccctcttcttttcctcattTATCTGAAATTTGTTTTCTAGTTTTTCTGTCTTAATGATACTGGACAGCCTGTACCTGTAATTTTTGACAGTGAAAAGCTCCTTTTactgtgggtttttttttttggagggtggATTGTTGTCGATGGACCTGAGTTCGTTTCCTAGGCCAGGTTGAGTTTTTCAACAGTGTGCTGTTGAATGTCATGTCcttttcctcccttttttttttcccaagcaAAATTGTCCTTTTCATGATTcctatatataattatatgatTATATGCCTTGAATTTTCTTACAAACTTATCAATGATCCACAGAAACGGCGAGAGGAGATGGAGAGGCTTGAAAAGGAGAAACAGGCAGAGATGAGGAGCTACAAGGGCCTGATGGTCCAAGAGAAAATGACTTCTAACAAACAGATTGCATCAACGACCAAGTCACTGCAGGAACTGGAAGACGATTTCATGTAATTCCTGCACAAAAACTCGATGGCTTATTTCCACGAAGAGGGAATCTGCCAGAAGAGAGAAATCTGTAGTTCCTGGTGCAGATATGTCGCTTGCATGAGTCAAATGTTGACGACCCTCTAATTGGATGCAGATGGAAAGGTAGAGTGGTGGAGCTGAAGATGAATCTTCATATTTTCTGGTTGATTTGTATCTCTTAAGACTTGAATAATGGGGATGATTGATAAACATGTCAAagtattattttattgattttatgcAAAAGCCCTGATTGATACTTGGTGCTTCAAGCCTTCTCTTTGCAAGATACCATTAATATTTCACTTTCTGGTTTCCTTCTTTGGCCTTTTGTTTTCAGTGTGAGATAATCATGGTTGTGATGTCATTTGAGTGCACTAGAAGACTGGTTGTAGATTTTGGGCTTGTCTGCTCCGTGAGCCTGTCAAGCATCTGAGTAGCACTTAAATTTCCCTTtccttgcttttcttttttttccttttatgtgaaTTTCTGGAAGACTTTTCCAATAAGATGTTTGTAGGTACACGTCAGCAATTGAGGGTGCGTACTTGTTTCTTAGCAAGAATTGTGCGATGTCCTAAACAACCTTCGTGAGGACAATACCATCTCATGGTaattggaaagaacttatgtCCACATGGTTGCAATTCTGATTCTGGAATCTCTTTCTAATTCTAGTCAACAGTCCTAAATTAGAATCATAACTTTAGGGAAACATATGTTAGTAGATAATGGCTGTTCAATTTCAGAATCATAACTTTAGGGAAACATATGTTGTATTCCAAGCCAATTCAAGAACCATTCAAAATATTTGCAGCTTTAGCTTTGGGATCTACTGCAGTACCATAATTtagaaaaacagaaatttcaaaATCATATCGAAGACATTAGCTTTTGATGGGTACTATTGATGTACTAAAGTAAGAATgaagaaataaacacagcaaGGCAACCTCAAAGAACCCACGAGCGGGGGGAAGAGGTTCCTAGAGTAGGTAGGGACATGCCCACCAGACAAGgagaaaaaccaaaagaatgaTAAGGCTCTATAGCCACATCCCTCCTAACAAGATCACTCGGAAACTCAATGGGACACAATTGATCCCTATCAATGAAGATGGCAGGAAGCTAGGTAAAAACTACCTCCAAATATGCTTGAATTCTTTGCTCGTAAGCATAGAAGACGGGTACAAGATCTAACCCTTAGAAGCCAGCATATTCCAAAGGCCCTGGATTTTCTCAGTTGACATATCAATGGCCAACATGGAATCCAATCTAATGGAAACCTCGAGAATCTCTTAATACAAAATCCTATTTGAAAGGCTAGCAACTCCATAGCTAGGACCGAAATCGCTTACCACACGTAATTCATAAACATTGAAAAAAGGGGGCTTCGAATcggagattaaaaaaaaaaaaatccaaaagcaGTCGGGCACCCATTAGTCCAAGTCTAGGCTGGCATGGACCCATATCATTGCCAAATTACTCTGGGTTTCTACCATAGATTGGCCAAATCTTGCAGCAATGATGACAAGAACAAAGATAAGTGTGAGGGACAAACCAACACAATAAACTAATAATGAGATTGTGCTAATTCTTAAAGCCAAATCCAAAAAATTCTTCAATCACTCGGCCTTCACAAGCCCCATAATTCTCAGTTTCAACAGATTACTATAAATTTAAAAGCCAATAGATACATATATTTGTAAAAATGCACTCCGTTCAACCATTTCATAATAGCAGCACTGCTTCATCTTCCTCGATACATACGGAATATACCAGGCCCTCtctgtaacaaaaaaaaaaaattcagaacatAGTCAGACTAGTCTCTTGAACAAAGTATATAAACATTTACAGGGATCATGTTTCCTGCCGCCTAGTAGCAGCCCTCTTTCCACCCCGCACCCTCCACCCCCCAAAAGATGAAATAACTTATCTGCCCCCCATTTATTGGTAGGGGGCGCTGATTGGCTCTTGCTAAGGTAGTCTAGGGACAATGGAGGGGCAGAAAATATAAATATACTGAGCATAGTTCGGACATTTGATCTAATtggggtgggttggggttggggttggggttggtgggatttttttttttggggtggtcTTGTGCTCCAGACCATGCCGTCCCATCCCTGGCCTGCCTGACCAGAAAAATTTCATCCGTAAAAAGGTGTTGAGCCATCTGAGAAAGTTGCTTCATATGGCTCAACACCTTTTCGCCACTGCAAGTAGTACTGTGGCTGTAAAAATATTTACAACCGAGGCCAGTAACATAATCACAGACATGAATGAAAAACCAAAACAGAGACATGCATGAAAGACCAACTGTGAACTTACAGATTTTGTTGAATGCCACAATATCACAGCTCTGAATGTATTCGTTTGCTGGTTCAACTGTGAGGTTTTCCTCAATAAGAGTATCAACAGATACCAAATCATCAACAATGGTCATCATTATTTGCAACTTCTTTATACCATATCCAACCGGTACAAGCTTAGCTGTAAGTGACAACACAAAAAGGCCATTAGTTTCCCTAATATATAATCCAAATTCTTGAACACGGTTTAGAGCAATACAGAAAACAATAGAGAAGTCTTGTCATCTGGATTCTGGCACAGAAAGAAAACAACATACATGCTCCCCAGTGTAAACCATCCATCCCAATACTTCTGACAGTTTCTTCAAGTTTTTTCATGTCAGTTTCATCATCCCAAGGCTTTATATCCaacaaaacagaggattttccAGCTGTTAACAACAAAAAAAGTCTTGTTCAGGTTTTacatacaaaacaaaaaaatactcCCCAGTTAAAGACTGCAGCCACAGATTTGCATTACCAGATGTTATTCACTTCCCAAATACAATATTTTAAACAAGTATATTATCATAAACAAATGGGAGGAAAAGGACAAAATTTAACAGTTCCAGTTTACCAAAGCAAaccaaacataaaaaaaaaaggggagaagagaaataTAAAGTAGAAATTTAACAGACTACCTAATGTCTAGAAGGTAGAAAATAACAACttacattctttcttcttcccagaTGCTTTGACAGCTGCAGCACGCTCTTCAGCggctttcttttcctcttctgtCTCTTCCCCAAAGAgatccacatcatcatcatcgtcgtccTCAGCAGCTGGGGCCTGAAAAACAAAGTTTCATTATGTGCAAGAGTATTGTGACCGTATTTTTGCAAGTTAATAAATGACATACCAAGttatagtgtgtgtgtgtgtgtgtgtggagagagagagagagagagagagagagagagagagagagagttattaCAACCTAGTTTTCAAATTTGAAACATTGAAGAGGGAACAAGGAAGTTCTAACCAAAAAATGTTCACTTCATTAAAATTAAATCCACAACCCATAAGATTTAATGTTTGTCTTTCAGGCATGTACAAAATCACATCTCTAGCAATTATTCTGGGAGGGTACCAGATACAATCTCAATACCACAGAATTTTTGGGGGTAGAGCTGTGGGGAGGGAAAGTTTAGCTCACCGTTGCCTCAGCCACTGGAGGAGTTGCAATAGCTTCCGGTGGGGCAGATCCCTCAATTGTTACACCCTGACCTTCTCCTGAAACACCACTGCATTCGTAGAATATTAACAATTTGGACACAATGATAGACATGACATCAAACAAAAATTTAGCATTAAGAACTCACGAAAGCCTTAGAAGAGCATCAATGTGGTGGTACCACCGAGACACATTCACATATTCAGATGAAGGAACACCAGAAAGAGCTGCATGGACAGTAATATCATCTTTTGAAGCTTGGTATCTGaaattaagagaagaaaaaatagtaTGAATTAAGAGATGGCATTACATAATCCCAGTAAAAGAAATAATGCAAATGAATAATCATCCAAACTAACCCAGTGATATAACTCCTCGTCAGCAGATACTCATCAAGTTTCTTTAGTCCAGACTCAGTGTCGAGGCTGTAGAAAGCGACTGCCATTTTTGAAAGTTCCCTATAAACACAAAAAATAACGGACTAACATAGTCAGCTCCTTAGGTAGATTGGACCAAAGTCTCCATGAGATCAAATATACCAAATGAACTGATGATTGAAGTTCTCAAGTAGATATCTTTGTACAAAGAAATACATTTATGATAAAAGGCAATAAGAATCTCTGCACAAATCTTCAATTAcactgaaaataataaaaaagaaatacatttATGATAAAAAGCAATAAGAATCTCTGCACAAATCTTCAATTAcactgaaaataataaaaagtttCGAACAGCTAACGATCTCAGGAACAAGAATGAAACTGTGGAGGGGGAAAAAGATTTCTTTGAGGTTACCTTCAAAGATTAAAAAATTAGGAAATATCCTCATAGTAAACAACAGTTCTAACCCCACTCGATTGAATAACGACAACCATGGAACAAATACATGAACTCAAATTGGAGATCTAAACCTACCTGGGCTATAGATCTATGTTCAATGCAAAcgaaaaaaaagggcaaaaataTCAAAAGGAAACGAATTTGTTTCTGAGCAAAAAACCTAGTAAGAACAGAATGGAAAAACGAATAAATCCATCACCTGGAAAGGAAATTTGATAAATGTTGATGAACAAAACAACAATCAGAGACAGAAAAATCGACATAAAAGTAATTCTATCAGAGACAGAAAATCAATATACAAGTAATTCTATGTGGAGAAGATGAACTAACTGTAAAAGAATGACCCGTTTGTACTCGAAGCCTCGTCCAGCCTTCGACACTCTTCGAGCTTGGAGCGCTTTACAGAAGGGCAAACCCTAGTACAGCAAAACGACTACTTATAGGCCGTCTATCGGAAATTCGGAATCAGTCTCGACCGATACCGATCTGGAACGGATTGGATCGGACGATttcacccccctttttttatatCCTTTTTACCCTTGACCATAGCCTTGGATTAATACTGGATtccttatcaaaaaaataaattagtaCTGGAGTGGTCTTAAGCGATACTGATCCAATTAATCATAATGGCTTCATTGAAAGGCGATACATATTGGACAATGTGCTTATCTGTCATGAAATTCTACATTATATTaagaggcaaagaaaagaaaattatggtCTCATTTCAGTCAAATTAGACATGAGTAAGCTATACGATCCCTTCGAGTGGAGCTTCCTTTGAAATACTCTATTAAACTATGGTTGATTTCGTTGATCCtaatccaatttttgaaaccaatCTAGGGAGAGAGAATGCTACCTGATTGTGGTGCCTCCAATGCCTATGCAGGCCAATGGAAACATGCTTCCAAGCATCCAATAGAGGGTAAGGAATCATTTTGTTGTCCCtgtgtataattttttttttttttggtagaatcttGTGTATAAGATTAGAATTAGTCGATTGGGAagcatatttttctccatattACTGACTCGTATTTGGGGGATAAGATTTTTCACTCTACTTGCCTTTGTAGTGATCACATATTACTTATAAAGTCAAAACAAGAAGTGGAAGTTGGGGAGGTGATATACTAACAGTTTAGCAACAAATATTTTAGTTTAGCAATTAAGATATACCTCTCCCTCTTAATTTCCTTATTGCAAAAGTCACAAATCAAgtctacaaaaaaaatgaaCGGTAAAGTACTTTCCATTGGTAAGCCTCTCACCAGCTAATGGTCTCGACCATTCCTACTCTCCAATAGCATCTTCTAAATAATAGATCATTTGGGTCTTTTTACTGGCATTTTCAATATGTTTTCACTTAGTCCTTGTACACATTTGTTACATCCCTTCAACTCTCACTTCAATCATCACATTTAGaatattcattttcatcatcactatcatttGAAAGACTCTCTCCTTTTATAGGATTCCTCTTCTACCCTTGTAAGACTCATATGATCTCTCAACGACTCCATCTTATTTATGACTTCCCTATTTTCCTCCATTTACTTTCACTCCCTTAGAAAACTCTAATTTTAGACACcccattttaatataaaaacTTTGACTTATTGTGAACTATAACCTCACCTTCGAAGTGGAGAGACACCAAGGAGGAATGGAAGACATCAAACTCAACAATCCTCAAATCAGTCCAATTGTGGACATCTTCCCACCATTGCGCTTTGGCCTCTTGTAGTTCTTGTCAAATTCCTCCCACTTCATAGACCTGTGCGCTTGTTGCATATCCATAATTCATATGTGTTGCTAGTAATATATACTCATAGTTTTAGAAAGATGATACAATCTACAAAACCCACTTTGTAACACCATCCAAATAATACCAAACATATTACTACAACTATTACTCTTATTATTATGAACAAGCAATACCATTCAAAATCACATGATgtacttgttagaactccctatgggtttgagtttgaaaccctattgaagaaaccacacaggaaaaacaagaacacgaatctaataaaattatggaggatcgatttgtacctttcacctagtatgctgaagatgattgatgttggtcactcccactttcgctctcttggcttcgctatggatcttctacagccccttaaacctccttggttctctcactttagtggtaaagtggggaagagtaaataatggttgtagggacccaaaacctagtatttataatactgtcctgcactcaaaaccctaaaccacaatgggttgagccagcatatccctaagcttgagagtggaccgaaccggttcatgcaatttgactctcacccatttaatcaacccgaataattaatttagcccataaatccaacaatctcccacttgggctacattaattataaggatgtcttttaaattggtgtggccatagaatcttattacattaaccgctcttactgtgattcagttgaaaaaccactcacatcgaataacagcagaagatacacctcaatatacggcatacaactttctgttattacaaacataagtaagtttcttaacacgaatctatgtgggataccatcatagaaatattgacatatcctcaaattacactgttgtcattctatggaggtccttaactgagatattaaccttcactgtggcaaatcgcctttgatctgtggttaatatctaactgtggccttccgcctataaactgtggcaaatattgcctatgaactgtgacaaat
It contains:
- the LOC122066858 gene encoding elongation factor 1-delta-like, whose amino-acid sequence is MAVAFYSLDTESGLKKLDEYLLTRSYITGYQASKDDITVHAALSGVPSSEYVNVSRWYHHIDALLRLSGVSGEGQGVTIEGSAPPEAIATPPVAEATAPAAEDDDDDDVDLFGEETEEEKKAAEERAAAVKASGKKKESGKSSVLLDIKPWDDETDMKKLEETVRSIGMDGLHWGASKLVPVGYGIKKLQIMMTIVDDLVSVDTLIEENLTVEPANEYIQSCDIVAFNKI